A section of the Humulus lupulus chromosome 2, drHumLupu1.1, whole genome shotgun sequence genome encodes:
- the LOC133818329 gene encoding probable E3 ubiquitin-protein ligase XERICO yields MGLSSLPAPSEGVLCVILVNTSLSLSIFKGLVRTFLHIVSIFLFSSSPSSSPPPPPSLSSPPSLADYRENHSESFEFSRNPSYTYIEEFRSRVPAIRYDSMCGCKGAEAVHDCSVCLSQFEPESEINHLACGHLFHQVCLEKWLDYWNTTCPLCRTPLMSEEDSTCFW; encoded by the coding sequence ATGGGTCTCTCAAGTCTCCCAGCTCCATCCGAAGGAGTTCTATGTGTAATTTTAGTGAACACATCACTTTCCCTTTCCATTTTTAAAGGCCTTGTTCGAACCTTCCTTCATATAGTTAGTATCTTCCTCTTTTCCTCGTCGCCTTCatcatcaccaccaccaccaccatcattgTCATCACCGCCCTCATTAGCAGATTACAGGGAAAACCATTCAGAATCATTTGAGTTCAGCCGCAATCCGTCATACACTTACATTGAGGAGTTTCGTAGCCGAGTTCCGGCTATAAGATATGATTCTATGTGTGGATGCAAGGGGGCAGAAGCAGTGCATGACTGCTCAGTTTGTCTCAGTCAGTTTGAACCTGAATCTGAGATAAACCACTTGGCTTGTGGCCATCTTTTTCACCAAGTATGCTTGGAGAAGTGGCTGGACTATTGGAACACCACATGCCCTCTTTGCAGGACTCCTTTAATGTCTGAAGAAGACTCGACTTGCTTTTGGTGA